In Nostoc sp. CENA543, a single genomic region encodes these proteins:
- a CDS encoding Uma2 family endonuclease yields MVTTPVKNLTFEEYLAYDDGSGFHYELVDGRLELMNPPTIEHFLIVDFLDTAFKTEIKRLSLPWLTFRETGVRTGRNKSRLTDLSVVTQEQARDLINLSAVFESPPLLIVEVVSPDSIKRDYRYKRSEYAAVEVPEYWIVDPLEKKISVLLLEEGFYEETVFTGDEKIISQTFPELAIAVEQVLKAGNI; encoded by the coding sequence ATGGTTACTACGCCAGTAAAAAACCTTACATTTGAAGAATACTTAGCCTATGATGACGGTAGTGGCTTTCACTATGAGTTAGTAGATGGCAGGCTGGAATTAATGAATCCCCCAACGATTGAGCATTTCCTGATTGTTGACTTTCTAGACACCGCATTCAAGACAGAAATTAAGCGGTTGAGTTTACCTTGGTTAACTTTTCGAGAAACTGGGGTAAGGACGGGAAGAAATAAATCTCGATTAACTGATTTGTCTGTGGTGACACAGGAGCAAGCACGGGACTTAATTAATTTATCAGCAGTCTTTGAATCACCACCGTTGTTAATTGTAGAGGTGGTTAGCCCAGATTCTATTAAGCGGGACTATCGTTATAAACGGTCTGAATATGCGGCGGTAGAAGTACCAGAATACTGGATTGTAGATCCGTTAGAGAAAAAGATTTCCGTGCTGTTATTGGAAGAAGGATTTTACGAAGAAACAGTGTTTACTGGTGATGAAAAAATTATCTCACAGACGTTTCCAGAATTAGCGATCGCTGTTGAACAGGTTTTAAAAGCCGGTAATATTTGA
- a CDS encoding proline--tRNA ligase, with product MRLSQMLFVTLRDDPADAEIPSHKLLLRAGYIRRIGSGVYAYLPLMWRVLQKVSQIVREEMNATGAQECLLPQLQPSDLWKESGRWDTYTKAEGIMFSLIDRREQQLGLGPTHEEVITAIARDMIRSYRQLPQHLYQIQTKFRDEIRPRFGLMRGREFIMKDGYSFHADEDSLKQTYQDMYQAYSNMLRRTGLAFRPVEADSGAIGGSGSTEFMVLAEAGEDEVLYTDDGKYAANVEKAVSLPADAQTSQFTSFAKRETPGTETIDKVCKFLNASPTQLVKNVLYQTVYDNGLTVLVLVSIRGDQEVNEVKLQNELTKLADNYGAKTILSLTVPSAETQQTWAAKPLPLGYIAPDIADDYIAANKQIHPKFVRLVDQTAVELKNFITGANESGYHVVGANWGEQFQLSPNVVDVRKARPGDRALHDPQQILKSARGIEVGHIFQLGIKYSQSMGATYTNEQGEEKPLVMGCYGVGVSRLAQSAVEQSYDKDGIIWPVAIAPYHAIVTIPNINDAQQVEIAEKLYIELNKSGVETLLDDRNERAGVKFKDADLIGIPYRIVTGRAINNGKVEVVERATRNSQEIPIEEVVTTLQQWIKAATEK from the coding sequence ATGCGACTATCACAAATGTTATTCGTCACACTGCGGGATGATCCGGCTGATGCGGAGATTCCTAGCCATAAGTTGTTACTGCGTGCTGGTTACATTCGTCGCATCGGTAGCGGTGTTTATGCTTATCTACCTTTGATGTGGCGCGTACTGCAAAAGGTGTCTCAAATTGTGCGGGAAGAAATGAACGCTACAGGCGCGCAGGAATGTCTACTTCCCCAACTCCAACCCTCGGATTTATGGAAAGAGTCGGGACGCTGGGATACTTACACCAAAGCAGAAGGGATTATGTTTTCCCTAATTGACCGCCGTGAGCAACAATTAGGATTAGGGCCGACCCACGAGGAAGTGATTACAGCGATCGCTCGTGATATGATTCGCTCTTACCGTCAGCTACCCCAGCATCTCTACCAAATTCAAACTAAATTCCGCGATGAAATTCGCCCCCGCTTCGGTTTAATGCGTGGTCGGGAATTTATCATGAAAGATGGCTACTCTTTCCACGCCGATGAGGATAGCCTGAAACAAACCTACCAAGATATGTATCAAGCCTACAGCAATATGCTGCGGCGCACAGGTTTAGCTTTCCGTCCTGTGGAAGCTGATTCTGGTGCCATTGGTGGTTCTGGTTCTACAGAATTTATGGTGTTGGCGGAAGCTGGCGAAGATGAAGTTCTCTACACTGATGATGGGAAGTACGCCGCCAACGTCGAAAAGGCTGTTTCTTTACCTGCTGATGCTCAAACTTCGCAATTTACTAGTTTTGCAAAACGCGAAACACCGGGAACAGAAACCATAGATAAAGTTTGTAAATTCCTGAATGCTTCACCAACGCAATTAGTCAAAAATGTTCTTTATCAAACAGTTTATGATAATGGCTTAACAGTTTTGGTACTGGTCAGCATTCGTGGTGATCAAGAAGTTAATGAGGTGAAATTACAGAACGAATTAACGAAATTAGCAGATAATTACGGTGCAAAAACCATACTGTCTTTAACTGTTCCTAGTGCGGAAACTCAGCAAACTTGGGCAGCAAAACCTTTACCTTTGGGTTATATTGCGCCTGATATTGCTGATGATTATATCGCTGCTAATAAACAAATTCATCCTAAATTTGTCCGGTTAGTTGACCAAACTGCCGTTGAGTTAAAAAACTTCATTACAGGTGCTAATGAAAGCGGCTATCATGTCGTCGGTGCCAATTGGGGTGAGCAGTTTCAGCTATCTCCAAATGTAGTAGATGTGCGTAAAGCTAGACCAGGCGATCGCGCCCTGCATGACCCGCAACAAATCTTAAAAAGTGCCAGAGGTATAGAAGTTGGTCACATCTTCCAATTAGGAATCAAATATTCTCAAAGTATGGGCGCGACCTATACTAATGAACAGGGTGAAGAAAAACCTTTAGTGATGGGTTGTTATGGTGTGGGTGTATCGCGGTTGGCACAATCAGCCGTTGAGCAATCTTATGACAAGGATGGCATTATCTGGCCAGTAGCGATCGCGCCTTATCATGCGATCGTGACAATTCCTAACATTAATGATGCTCAACAAGTAGAAATTGCGGAAAAACTTTACATTGAACTGAATAAATCAGGAGTAGAAACATTACTCGATGATCGCAATGAACGCGCTGGAGTCAAATTTAAAGATGCTGATTTAATTGGTATACCTTATCGCATCGTCACCGGTAGGGCAATTAATAACGGCAAAGTTGAAGTTGTAGAAAGAGCAACTCGTAACTCTCAAGAAATTCCTATAGAGGAAGTTGTAACTACACTTCAGCAGTGGATTAAAGCCGCAACAGAGAAGTAA
- a CDS encoding metalloregulator ArsR/SmtB family transcription factor, whose protein sequence is MKQALPVPPEVVQQVAEYFSLLSEPMRLRLLHLLRDEEKCVQELVDATQTSQANVSKHLKVMWQAGILSRRSEGTCAYYRVEDEMIFELCNRVCDRLATRLEQQARSFRVLSSKN, encoded by the coding sequence ATGAAACAAGCGTTGCCTGTACCGCCAGAAGTAGTGCAACAAGTAGCCGAATACTTCAGCCTCTTAAGTGAGCCGATGCGCTTGCGCCTGTTGCACTTATTGCGGGATGAAGAAAAATGTGTACAAGAGTTGGTAGATGCAACACAAACTTCACAGGCAAACGTGTCTAAACACCTCAAGGTAATGTGGCAAGCAGGAATTTTGAGCCGCCGCAGTGAAGGGACTTGCGCTTACTACAGGGTGGAAGACGAAATGATTTTTGAATTATGTAATCGGGTTTGCGATCGCCTCGCCACAAGGTTAGAACAGCAAGCCCGTAGTTTTAGGGTGTTAAGTAGTAAAAATTAG
- the accB gene encoding acetyl-CoA carboxylase biotin carboxyl carrier protein: MPLDFSEIRQLLETIAQNNISEVTLKSDDFELTVRKTVTVTHPVVSGVVSELPTVAAIAQPSLPIVAPEVAHRVADHAVANSGAPSGASSSPIIDQKLVEVPSPMVGTFYRAPAPGEAPFVEVGDRVRKGQTVCIIEAMKLMNEIEAEISGQVVEILIQNGEPVEYNQPLMRINPD, from the coding sequence GTGCCATTGGACTTTAGTGAAATTCGCCAACTTTTGGAAACTATTGCCCAAAATAATATTTCCGAAGTAACTCTCAAAAGCGATGATTTTGAATTAACAGTGCGTAAGACGGTGACTGTAACTCATCCAGTCGTGTCTGGTGTGGTTTCTGAGTTGCCAACTGTGGCAGCGATCGCACAACCATCACTGCCTATTGTTGCACCAGAGGTGGCTCATCGCGTGGCTGACCATGCGGTAGCGAATTCTGGCGCGCCATCAGGAGCAAGTTCTTCTCCGATTATTGACCAGAAATTAGTAGAAGTGCCTTCCCCAATGGTAGGGACCTTTTACCGCGCTCCTGCCCCCGGAGAAGCACCATTTGTAGAAGTGGGCGATCGCGTCCGCAAAGGTCAGACAGTCTGCATCATCGAAGCGATGAAGCTGATGAACGAAATTGAGGCTGAGATTTCTGGACAAGTCGTAGAAATTCTCATCCAAAATGGCGAACCTGTAGAATATAACCAACCTTTGATGAGAATTAACCCTGATTAA
- a CDS encoding Uma2 family endonuclease, whose translation MSLTTAKRFTVDEYHRLGELGFFAENERVELIKGEIFEMAAKGTAHSVCITRLYRELFKLIGEQATLRGQEPIILSENSEPEPDMVIASNTPDDYLASHPVPSDILLLIEIADSSLKYDQEVKLSVYAEAGIADYWIFNLLDNCLECYTEPYQAIKGKFGYRRKLVFLQNESVSLPYFSQLVLDLSQVFPG comes from the coding sequence ATGAGTCTCACCACAGCTAAACGTTTTACTGTAGATGAATATCACCGTTTAGGAGAACTCGGATTTTTTGCAGAGAATGAACGAGTTGAACTAATCAAGGGTGAAATATTTGAAATGGCAGCGAAAGGTACAGCGCATTCTGTTTGTATTACTCGCTTGTATCGAGAGTTATTCAAATTAATTGGAGAACAAGCAACTCTCAGAGGACAAGAACCAATTATTCTGTCTGAAAACAGCGAACCAGAACCGGATATGGTAATAGCCAGCAATACACCTGATGACTATCTGGCAAGCCATCCTGTGCCATCAGATATATTACTATTAATTGAAATTGCAGATTCTTCCTTGAAATATGACCAGGAAGTAAAATTATCTGTATATGCAGAAGCAGGTATTGCTGATTATTGGATATTTAATTTATTAGATAATTGTTTGGAATGCTACACCGAACCTTATCAAGCTATAAAAGGTAAGTTTGGTTATCGGCGTAAGTTAGTATTTTTACAAAATGAGTCGGTTAGTTTGCCATATTTTTCTCAGTTAGTTTTGGATTTATCTCAGGTATTTCCTGGGTAA
- a CDS encoding peptidylprolyl isomerase, with the protein MLNLLKSWLKNSLMAILLVTIFLGINTAGWTPSSNAALPSGNAITDGKALLRYALPIDNKPVRELQASLEDISNQLRANRRWGAVSKDLSKASRILDKPSQILTSVPEERQPQAETWLNELKAGVQKTQELAQSKNKEEILQERVKLLNLVSLLEESMVKEFPFEVPEEYSNLPQLKGRATIAIKTNKGDLTLVVDGYSAPVTAGNFVDLVQRGFYNGLEFTRSEESYVLQTGDPPGKEQGFIDPKTGQYRAIPLEILVEGDKKPTYGITLEDAGRYLDMPVLPFSSFGALAMARPESQVNGGSSQVFFFLFEPELTPAGRNLLDGRYSVFGYLTEGKDILDKLKAGDKVESATVVQGIENLVEPQAG; encoded by the coding sequence ATGTTGAATTTATTAAAATCCTGGCTGAAGAACAGCCTCATGGCAATACTGTTGGTAACAATATTTTTAGGCATAAATACAGCTGGCTGGACTCCCTCCAGTAACGCCGCCTTGCCATCTGGAAACGCCATTACTGACGGCAAAGCCCTATTACGGTATGCACTCCCAATAGATAATAAGCCAGTACGCGAATTGCAAGCTAGTCTAGAAGATATCTCTAACCAACTGCGTGCCAACCGCAGATGGGGTGCTGTCTCTAAAGACTTGAGTAAAGCATCCCGCATTCTTGATAAACCTTCACAAATCCTAACAAGTGTTCCGGAAGAACGCCAACCTCAAGCCGAAACTTGGCTGAATGAATTAAAGGCTGGCGTACAGAAAACTCAAGAATTAGCTCAAAGTAAAAACAAAGAAGAAATCCTCCAAGAAAGAGTCAAATTACTGAATTTGGTGTCTTTATTGGAAGAATCAATGGTTAAAGAATTTCCCTTTGAAGTACCAGAAGAATACAGCAACCTCCCTCAACTCAAAGGTCGTGCCACAATTGCCATTAAAACCAATAAAGGCGATTTAACCCTGGTTGTAGATGGTTATAGCGCGCCTGTCACTGCTGGTAACTTCGTTGATTTAGTCCAACGTGGTTTTTACAACGGCTTAGAATTTACCCGTTCTGAAGAATCCTACGTTCTACAAACAGGAGATCCACCAGGAAAAGAACAAGGGTTTATTGATCCCAAAACAGGTCAATATCGTGCGATTCCTTTGGAAATTCTCGTAGAAGGCGATAAAAAACCCACCTACGGTATTACCTTAGAAGATGCTGGTCGTTATCTGGATATGCCAGTATTACCTTTCTCTTCCTTCGGTGCATTAGCTATGGCGCGTCCTGAAAGCCAAGTTAATGGAGGTTCTTCCCAAGTCTTCTTTTTCCTGTTTGAACCAGAACTCACCCCAGCCGGACGTAACTTGTTAGATGGCCGTTACTCAGTGTTTGGTTATCTAACTGAAGGTAAAGATATCTTAGATAAACTCAAAGCTGGTGACAAGGTTGAATCTGCTACTGTAGTTCAAGGAATAGAAAATTTAGTCGAACCCCAAGCAGGTTAA
- the efp gene encoding elongation factor P, giving the protein MISSNDFRPGVSIVLDGSVWRVIDFLHVKPGKGSAFVRTTIKNVQTGKVLERTFRAGETVPQATLEKLTMQHTYKEGDEFVFMDMETYEEGRLSAAQIGDRVKYLKEGMEVNVIRWGEQVLEVELPNSVVLEVTQTDPGVKGDTATGGTKPATVETGAVVMVPLFISQGERIKIDTRDDKYLGRE; this is encoded by the coding sequence ATGATTTCCAGTAACGATTTTCGACCCGGCGTATCAATTGTATTAGATGGGTCTGTCTGGCGGGTGATAGATTTCCTACACGTTAAGCCAGGTAAAGGTTCTGCCTTTGTACGGACAACCATTAAAAACGTCCAAACCGGCAAGGTTTTAGAACGGACTTTCCGGGCTGGTGAAACTGTACCCCAGGCTACTCTAGAAAAACTCACTATGCAGCATACCTATAAAGAGGGCGATGAGTTCGTCTTTATGGATATGGAAACCTACGAAGAAGGTAGACTCAGTGCTGCCCAAATTGGCGATCGCGTTAAATATCTTAAGGAAGGTATGGAAGTGAACGTGATTCGTTGGGGTGAGCAAGTTCTGGAAGTGGAACTGCCTAACTCTGTGGTTTTAGAAGTCACACAAACAGATCCAGGTGTTAAAGGTGACACTGCTACAGGTGGCACTAAACCTGCAACTGTGGAAACTGGTGCAGTTGTGATGGTTCCTTTGTTTATTTCTCAAGGTGAACGCATCAAAATTGATACCCGTGACGACAAATACTTAGGCAGGGAATAA
- a CDS encoding glycerol acyltransferase, whose amino-acid sequence MIYEAQPPLAFIPPAFNPLVLRCVHLLLPTWIRTQTSINQIEAENVEVLANLYRQFQEGKIRFLLAFRHPKTEDPWGLLYLLSRLVPQAARQENIALKSPIHAHFIYDRGIPLWAGDYVGWIASKLGGTPIQRGKADWTGLRSARDLFANGQFPMMAAPEGGTNGLSEKISPLEPGIAQMGFWCAEDLQKAGRTEQVLIVPVGMKYSYVEAPWKAIAQLLDELAVTSGLPIDTPAASQVPDLEFLYPRLLTLAEHLLSLMEQFYTRFYHLKLPTVTEEVNLDRNQALAFRLQGLLNAALEIAEQYFNLQPKGQLIDRCRRVEQAGWNYIFREDYKDIKGLSAVEKALGDRVAEEANARMWHMRLVESFVAVSGNYIREKPSVERFAETVLILWKMIAQIKGDKSFQRPPLGKQRVKLTIGEPISVSERYPAYKESRLGARQAVADLTNDLQQAMENLL is encoded by the coding sequence ATGATTTACGAAGCACAACCACCTTTAGCATTCATTCCGCCGGCGTTTAATCCTTTGGTATTGCGATGTGTTCACCTGTTGCTACCAACGTGGATACGCACCCAAACTTCTATTAACCAAATTGAAGCAGAGAATGTAGAGGTTTTAGCAAATCTCTATCGCCAATTTCAAGAGGGAAAAATTCGCTTTTTGTTAGCATTTCGCCATCCCAAAACTGAAGATCCTTGGGGTTTGCTGTATTTGCTGTCTCGACTTGTGCCACAGGCCGCACGACAGGAAAATATAGCATTAAAATCGCCAATTCATGCTCATTTTATCTACGATCGCGGTATTCCTCTGTGGGCGGGTGACTATGTTGGCTGGATTGCATCAAAATTAGGTGGGACTCCCATTCAAAGGGGTAAAGCTGACTGGACGGGGTTACGTTCGGCGCGGGATTTGTTCGCCAATGGACAGTTTCCTATGATGGCTGCACCGGAGGGTGGAACTAATGGACTATCAGAAAAGATCAGTCCCCTAGAACCAGGAATTGCTCAAATGGGTTTTTGGTGTGCGGAGGATTTGCAAAAGGCTGGACGCACCGAGCAGGTTTTAATTGTACCAGTTGGGATGAAATATAGTTATGTTGAAGCACCTTGGAAGGCGATCGCGCAACTTTTAGATGAGTTAGCTGTTACTAGCGGTTTACCTATAGATACACCCGCAGCCAGTCAAGTTCCTGATTTGGAGTTCCTTTATCCCCGGCTGTTAACTTTAGCGGAACATCTACTGTCTTTGATGGAACAGTTTTATACACGCTTTTATCATCTGAAGTTGCCTACCGTCACGGAAGAAGTTAACCTTGACCGTAATCAAGCCTTAGCATTCAGATTACAAGGTTTATTGAATGCAGCTTTAGAAATTGCCGAGCAGTATTTTAATTTACAACCCAAAGGACAATTAATTGATCGTTGTCGGCGGGTAGAGCAAGCTGGATGGAATTATATTTTTAGGGAAGATTATAAGGATATCAAAGGATTGTCTGCTGTGGAAAAAGCTTTAGGCGATCGCGTGGCGGAAGAAGCTAACGCTAGAATGTGGCACATGAGATTAGTAGAAAGTTTTGTGGCAGTTTCTGGTAACTACATCCGTGAAAAACCCTCAGTCGAAAGATTCGCTGAAACTGTTTTAATTTTGTGGAAAATGATTGCTCAAATTAAGGGCGATAAATCTTTCCAGCGTCCACCATTAGGTAAACAACGAGTAAAACTAACTATTGGTGAACCCATTTCTGTCTCAGAACGTTACCCAGCCTATAAAGAAAGTCGCTTAGGTGCAAGACAAGCTGTGGCTGATTTGACAAATGATTTACAACAGGCAATGGAAAATTTACTTTGA
- a CDS encoding PD-(D/E)XK nuclease family protein: MSLFTKLLNLHSGSQPLEDFFTEVIAYFLDLNQHILINWLKENSIINDDDYNIQLSTQKYYEPLKHHQHGSQIDIVLELENDFKTDVIFIESKIGSTEGCEQLKRYAEILSNLSYPKQRTLIYITRDYDPKQEIKDCVEKLIPKVNFIELRWYHFYGFLIKNTTDMLSKEILRFMEVHGMSHTNQLSSTDILTMINFKKTFNFMEATLNEVVKTKMKTIFAGYVKGEVDSLYQWKSQDRYIIGTHLSPKRWDVWCGVGYFGLNPDSLTEYPYVGLLLEVSPTFINRKEIIGFMQKILNVKQYLWVADNVSDLPVWSGIYYRKSLREFLSQEDHLSSLKTFLLDSIEALEVVQREFDFPWETLKS; this comes from the coding sequence ATGTCTTTATTTACAAAATTACTCAATCTGCATTCAGGCAGTCAACCACTAGAAGACTTTTTTACTGAAGTTATTGCCTATTTTCTAGACCTCAACCAGCATATTTTAATTAATTGGTTAAAAGAAAATTCAATTATTAATGATGATGATTATAATATCCAACTGTCAACGCAAAAGTATTATGAACCACTTAAACACCATCAACATGGTAGCCAAATTGATATTGTATTGGAATTAGAAAATGATTTCAAGACAGATGTCATATTTATTGAATCTAAAATAGGTTCTACAGAAGGATGTGAACAGTTAAAGAGATATGCGGAAATTTTAAGTAATCTAAGCTATCCTAAACAGCGAACTCTAATATATATTACTCGTGATTATGATCCTAAACAAGAAATTAAGGATTGTGTAGAAAAATTAATTCCGAAAGTAAATTTTATTGAATTGAGATGGTATCATTTTTATGGTTTTTTAATAAAAAATACTACTGATATGCTATCAAAAGAAATATTGCGCTTTATGGAGGTTCATGGAATGTCTCATACTAATCAACTTTCATCTACTGACATATTAACAATGATTAATTTTAAAAAAACTTTCAATTTTATGGAAGCCACCCTCAATGAAGTAGTCAAAACAAAGATGAAGACAATTTTTGCAGGATACGTAAAGGGTGAGGTTGATAGTTTATATCAATGGAAGTCTCAAGATAGATATATCATTGGAACTCATTTGTCACCGAAGAGATGGGATGTTTGGTGTGGTGTTGGGTACTTCGGATTAAATCCTGATAGTTTAACTGAATACCCATATGTAGGTCTACTTTTAGAAGTATCCCCCACTTTTATTAACCGGAAAGAGATTATTGGATTTATGCAAAAAATTCTCAATGTTAAACAATATTTATGGGTTGCAGATAACGTGAGTGATTTACCAGTATGGTCAGGTATTTATTACCGCAAAAGCTTAAGAGAGTTTTTATCGCAAGAAGACCATCTGTCTTCCCTAAAAACGTTTTTATTGGATTCAATTGAAGCATTAGAAGTTGTTCAAAGAGAATTTGATTTCCCTTGGGAAACATTAAAATCATAA
- a CDS encoding GerMN domain-containing protein has product MNDQQEPKRISPGVIAVVSAAVLAVGGGVAWLTANQTQSPPQSAPTQKVEQQPYTTQPGNEQTANIYWLKTNESSVELVPQPIKVAAVSQPDQVLEQAFQSLLAGPTEGTNSTTIPQGTKLLGLKVDNNNEIHVNLSEDFTSGGGSTSMVGRVGQVVYTATTLNPNAKVYIEVNNKPLEVLGGEGVEIEQPLTRESFKKDYPL; this is encoded by the coding sequence ATGAATGACCAACAAGAACCAAAACGGATATCTCCAGGTGTGATTGCTGTTGTCTCCGCAGCAGTTTTAGCCGTTGGTGGTGGTGTGGCTTGGCTAACTGCTAACCAAACACAGTCTCCCCCTCAATCAGCCCCAACCCAAAAAGTTGAGCAGCAGCCATACACCACACAACCAGGAAATGAGCAAACAGCTAATATCTATTGGCTCAAAACCAACGAAAGCAGTGTAGAGTTAGTTCCTCAGCCGATTAAAGTCGCGGCTGTGAGTCAACCCGACCAAGTTTTAGAACAAGCTTTTCAGAGTTTATTAGCAGGCCCCACAGAAGGCACAAATTCCACCACAATTCCCCAGGGTACAAAACTACTGGGTCTCAAAGTAGACAATAACAACGAAATCCACGTTAACTTATCTGAAGACTTTACCAGTGGTGGCGGTAGTACCTCTATGGTGGGTCGTGTCGGTCAAGTAGTTTATACCGCCACAACCTTAAACCCCAACGCCAAAGTCTACATTGAAGTCAACAATAAACCATTAGAAGTTTTAGGCGGCGAAGGCGTAGAGATAGAACAACCTCTAACCCGTGAAAGTTTTAAGAAAGATTATCCACTTTGA
- a CDS encoding aspartoacylase: protein MKLNNYPINRVLIVGGTHGNELTGVYLVKLFQQCPELIRRYTFESLTLLANPQAITAGRRYIDKDLNRCFLQQNLEDVTLSNYEDLLAKNINYLYGQNGKYPVDFLVDLHSTTSNMGITIILDNDQPFNLQLAAYLSSLHPEIKIYNSGKSGRAENGLRSRAKFGMGIEVGAVPQGVLNADLFLKTQNIVYATLDYLELYNQDKLPAFSHSFISYKYMEKIDYPRNEQGEITAMIHPQIQFKDYQALNPGDPMFLTFNGQTITYAGESSTYPIFINEAAYYEQNMAMCLTQKHQMTI from the coding sequence ATGAAACTTAATAATTATCCTATCAATCGTGTTTTGATTGTGGGTGGAACTCATGGAAACGAGTTAACTGGAGTATATTTAGTCAAACTGTTTCAACAATGTCCTGAGTTAATTCGCAGATATACTTTTGAAAGCCTGACTTTGTTAGCTAACCCTCAAGCTATTACAGCCGGAAGACGATACATTGATAAAGATTTAAACCGATGCTTTTTACAGCAAAATTTAGAGGATGTAACCCTATCTAATTATGAAGATTTGTTAGCTAAGAATATTAATTATCTCTATGGACAAAATGGTAAATATCCTGTGGATTTCCTAGTTGACTTGCATAGTACGACATCCAACATGGGTATAACTATTATTTTAGATAATGATCAACCATTTAATTTGCAATTGGCTGCTTATTTAAGTTCTTTACATCCTGAAATAAAAATTTATAATTCGGGAAAATCTGGACGGGCTGAGAATGGGTTGCGATCGCGTGCTAAATTCGGCATGGGTATTGAAGTTGGTGCAGTACCTCAAGGTGTTTTAAACGCAGATTTATTTCTCAAAACTCAAAACATAGTTTACGCAACTTTAGACTATTTGGAACTCTACAACCAAGATAAATTACCCGCATTCTCTCATAGTTTTATTTCGTATAAATACATGGAAAAAATCGATTATCCGCGAAATGAACAAGGAGAAATTACAGCCATGATTCATCCACAGATTCAATTTAAAGATTATCAAGCTTTAAATCCTGGTGATCCTATGTTTTTAACATTTAATGGTCAAACAATAACCTATGCAGGCGAATCTTCAACATACCCTATATTCATCAATGAAGCTGCCTATTATGAGCAAAATATGGCAATGTGTTTAACTCAAAAACATCAAATGACAATTTAA
- a CDS encoding LysR substrate-binding domain-containing protein: protein MSRWHEIDLLQLKYAIALYEQQGLTKTAEYLNIDKAFLTRKITSLEKRLQFKIFKTKKTPLKLTDAGKEFLNIARQILNQFEQTIELCQQLNRAEKEHINIGINISIANSILPEIIRKFHAQFPAAEIMLYEMPSYEQIEKLRHQEIDVGFFHRHNLENTQRNNDVFDSKIIFKEKLVIVLPLKHRFAKQTHISLKTLANEQFILPPEHLLHSLREQINSLCKESGFQPKVKQEAAWISTILSLVAGGMGISLLPANVENLQRNGVVYRDIQEQSPILEIVAVWRKDNESILLQSFLQEIENV from the coding sequence ATGAGCAGATGGCATGAAATAGACTTGCTACAATTAAAGTATGCGATCGCTTTATATGAGCAACAGGGACTTACTAAAACTGCTGAATATTTGAATATTGACAAAGCCTTTTTGACTAGAAAAATCACATCCCTAGAAAAACGCTTGCAGTTCAAAATATTTAAGACTAAAAAAACTCCCTTGAAATTAACAGATGCGGGTAAAGAGTTTTTAAATATAGCCCGTCAAATTCTCAATCAATTTGAGCAAACAATCGAATTATGTCAACAATTAAATCGGGCTGAAAAAGAACACATAAATATAGGGATTAATATATCGATAGCTAACAGCATACTACCCGAAATCATCAGAAAATTCCACGCACAGTTTCCAGCAGCAGAAATCATGTTATATGAAATGCCATCCTACGAACAAATTGAAAAGTTACGACATCAAGAAATAGATGTAGGCTTCTTTCACCGACATAATTTAGAAAATACTCAGAGAAATAATGATGTTTTCGATAGCAAAATTATTTTCAAAGAAAAACTAGTTATCGTTTTACCATTAAAACATCGTTTTGCTAAACAAACTCATATTTCATTGAAGACATTGGCAAATGAACAATTTATTTTGCCACCAGAACACCTATTACATAGCTTACGCGAGCAGATTAATAGTCTTTGTAAAGAATCAGGTTTTCAGCCTAAAGTTAAGCAAGAAGCAGCTTGGATATCAACAATTTTGAGTTTAGTTGCAGGGGGAATGGGGATTTCACTACTACCGGCTAATGTCGAAAATTTACAACGAAATGGAGTAGTCTATCGTGATATTCAAGAACAATCACCAATCTTAGAAATCGTTGCTGTTTGGCGAAAGGATAATGAATCTATACTTTTGCAAAGTTTCTTGCAAGAAATCGAAAATGTATGA